TGATCGCGTCGATCACCTGCAGGTAGCCGGTGGACAGCACCGAGCCGTCGGGCAGCGCCCGTGGCACCGACGCCAGGTGGACCCAGTGCACCTGGCCGTCGGGGCGGCGGATGCGGAAGTCGCGCGAAAACGCCTGCATCTTGCGCAGTGCAACCGCAGAGGCTTCGGCCAGGCCCGCCAGGTCGTCCTCGTGCGCTGTGGCGTCCAGCACGCGCGCATCCTGCAAGATGGCGGCGGCAGGAATCCCCAGGATTTCTTGCGCCCGGTCGCTGAGGTAGGTGTAGCGGCTGCGCCCATCGGGGTAGCGCTGCAGCCGGTAGACCAGCAGCGGCAGGGCCGAGGTGATCTCGAACAAATCCTCTTGTGCAGCGCGCTGCACGGCCTCGGTCTCCAGCTTGGCACCCGCCTCCAGCAGGCGCAGTTGCTGGGCCTGGGCCAGCACGGCGGCGGCCTCGCGCTTGCGGTATTGCAGGTACAGGGCCACCACCAGGCCCAGGGTCAGCAGGCCCTGGAAGACGGTCAGCCAGCGGGTGGTGGCCACCTGGCGCTGGGCCTCAATGGTGCGCCGGTCCATCATGGCCGAGCCGGACTGGCGCGACTCCAGCGACAGCTCGCGGATCGGCACGTACAGCGCCGCCAGCTTGTTCTGCAACATGCGCAACTGGTCCGGGGTGGGCGCACGCGCCACCTGGCGGTCGAACACCGGGTCGGCCGCCGACAAAAATGACTTGACGTGCCAGCTCACATCCGCCAGCCGGGCCTTGTCCGGCAGCAGGAAAAATGCCTCGCCCATATCCAGGACGCTGGCCCGGCTGTAGAACAGGTCGTAGCGCAGTTGCAGGTTCTCGGGGGTCTCGCTCTCAGGCGCGTACAGGCGGCGGTCCACCGCACCGGCGAGCCGGTGGTACTCCACCTCCAGCTGCGCCATGCTCCACACCACATTGCTCACGCTGCGGCGGCTGACGTTGCCCATGGTCTCTTGCTGGTGGTACTGGAACACGGCAATCGCCGCGTACACCGCCGCCAAGACCACCGTCAATAGGACCAGAAGTTTGCTGCTGCGGTTCATGGAAGAGACTCTCACGGCATGGCATGCTGACGCGCTCTCACATCGTTTGGTTTGCGTCCTGGCGGGGTGCCGCGTGAGCCACATTCATCCACCGCAGGACCCACTATGTTGGTAGAGCCAAGGCAGTTGTTGTACCGAAAAAACCAGCATCCCCCTGCAACAAGTCCACAACCATATGTAACAAACGAAAACATATGTATTCAAAGCCCGTTTCCGTGGCTGCAGTCCACAATTCCCGGCGCGCGCAGCGCCTGGGATGCCCCACCATTTGGCATGATGTCGGTTCATACACCCCGCTGGTTTCGCAGCCGCCTGCGCAGGCAGGCACCCCCAGGAAGGCTCCCTCCATGAACGCAGATCTCATACACCGCATGGCCCGCGCCACCCTGGCGGGCGACCTCCCTTTTCCCGACATCGTGGGCCACCTGCTTGCGCAAGGCGTGGAGTACTACCGGGTGGACTACGCCGCGGGGCAAATGGTGTTCTACAACGGTGCAGGCAGCAGCATCGTGGCCCCCCTGAAGCTGGACGGCCTGCCCGCCGTGGCCGCCGACTTCGACGCCCCGGCACTGCAAGCCGCCATCCTCGACAGCCAGCACCATGGCCAAAAGTTCCGCCAGTTCTCGGAGCGCGCCGTCCGGGCGGGTGTGCAAGGCTACTACGCCTTCCTGCGCGGCCAGCGGGTGGTGTACCTGGGCCGCCAGGGCGACCAGCACACCGAATGGTTTCCAGGGGCCCGGCCAAAGGCGGATTGATGGGGGCAAGCTTTCAATTGGGCTGGCTTCACAGCATGCTACGGTTTCAATAGCTGCCTGTGCTGATTGAATAAGCACGAGAGGTACTTTTGACACTCACCGCCGATACCGCCACGGCGAACAATAGCCTGGCCGACTCTTGAATGACGCCATAATTTAAGCCCTATACGGGGGCATTTGGGCAATCCCCTCAGCCGCCACCAACGGGCCCCCAGGTCCCTGCCAGCCTTTACCGTGCTGTGCGGCAGACCAAGCTGTTCGCCAGGTTTCACCAGGAGGTGTTGTCGATGGCCGAGAAAGATGACAGGACCAAGGCAGAGACCCCCGCGGGCGGGTCCACAAACCTGGCACTTGAATGGGCCAAGGTTCTGCTACCCGCGCTCATTTCCTGGCCCCTGGCGGGAGTCGCCATAGCTTTGCTCTTTCAAAGCTCCATTACCAGCCTCGCGGACAGGTTTTCGCAGTCCACCGAGAGCATGGCGGAAATCGGGCCTGTGAAGATCAAATTTGGCGCACCCGTGCTCCCACCCCAGTACAGAACCTCGGCCCCACAAGTACCTACCGAGATCATCGACTTGTCTTCGTCCATCGGCGAGGTGGGAGATACCGGACCCGAAGGAACCACCGTCGGGTTTGCCCTCGCCTATGCCATCCAGGCGAGAGCCGCAAAAAATGGCCAAAAAGGGCTCCAGGTGTCAGCGCGAGGCATTTACTCCCTGGCGCAAAAGTTTGATGAGTTTCCTGGTGAGACCTATGAAGGCACATCGCTACTGGGCGGACTGCAAGGGATGAAGAAAGTCGGGGTCTATCTTTTGAAGGACTGGCCTTACGCCTCAAAGGAACCCCCGAAAGCCTCTGTGAAACCGGCCTTCAAGATCAGTGCCTTCAGGCAAGCGAAGTCCATACCAGAAATTCTTTCGGCGCTCCGCGATGGCAATGTTGTCGCTGCCACCATTGAGATAACCGGGGACTTTGACCATCCGGAAAAAGACGGCCGCGTGATCCTTAAACTGCCTTTGCAAACGCAGGGGGGCAAGGCCATCGCCATCGTCGGGTACAACGCGGCAACCGCTGAATTCAAGTTTGCGAATGACTGGGGGGCCGCCTGGGGTCAAAACGGCTTTGGGCTGATCAAGGACACGGATCTGGCCAGGATCCTTGTTGACGGCTACACGGTGGATTTCTGAATTGTTGGAAACAACAGCCACGCTCCTCTTTTTATAGCTTCCTACGCCCATCCAACCTGCACCAACCTCAGTTTTCGCCCGTAACCACCGCCCGCACTGCCTCCAACACACTAGCCCCCAGCTTCTTCGCCCGCACACCGCTCCACCCCGCCCGCGCATCCGGCAGATTGGCGTTGTCCTTGAACGGCATTTCAATGGTGAACGCCAGGCAGCCAAAGGTCTGCCCCACCCAGTTGGTGGCCAGGCTCAGATTGGCCTGGCCGGGGGCGGCACGGGGGTAACCCACTGCCGTTTGGAAGTCGGGGCTGGCGGCCAGCCAGGCGGCTTTGAAGGTGTTTTGCAGGGCTTCGATGCGCGGGCTGTAGCCGGGGGTGGCTTCGGTGCCGACGACGAAGTTGTAGGGCAGGTTTTCGTCGCCGTGCGCATCCAGGAACAGGTCTACACCCAGCTGCTGCATCTTCTGCCGCACGGTGAAGACTTCGGGCGATTTCTCCAGGCTGGGCTCTTGCCACTCGCGGTTCAGGTTGGTACCAACGGCGTTGGTGCGCAGGTTGCCCAGGGCGGCACCGTCGGGGTTCATGTGGGGCACGGCGAAGAATTCGCAGTGCTGCAGCAGGGTGCGGCTGGTGGGGTCGTCGCGGTCGAGCAGGCGTTGCAAAAAGCCTTCGGCAAACCACGCGGCCATGGTTTCGCCGGGGTGCTGGCGGGCGATAAGCCAGACTTTCTTTTTGGGGCCGGTCGCGGCCCTATCCTGGGTATCGCGGATGTGCAGCAGGGTGATGTCGCGGCCCTGGTGGGTGGTGCCCAGGTGCTGCACGTCCACCAGGTCGGACACGGACGCAGTGCCCAGCAGGTCGAGGTGGCGCTCGTAAGAGTAGGGCTCGAAGTAGGCGAAGTAGATGCGGTTGGCGCCGGGCGTGGTGCGCACGGTCATGACCTGGCCGTCATAGGTGGTGGGCACGCGGAACCAGCGGCGCCGGTCGGTGCTGGCCACCATCTGGTAGCCGTCCCAGCCGGGCGGGTAGGCGCTTTGGCCGGCGTTCAAAAAGCGCAGCGTCACCGGCACGCCCGCCGCCCCATGCAGGCAGAAGTGGAACCACTGGGCGAAGTCGCTGGCGTTGTCGGGGCGGATCTGGAGCTGGATGTCTTGCGGGTCGGCCAGGCTGACCACGGTGATCGCGCCCGCGTCGAACTGGCTGGAAATGTGAAGGGGGTTCATCGGTGGATTATGTGCGCGCCCCCGATAATCTGCGGGATGGACTCCCCTTCTCCCCGCTCTCCGATCCGCCGCCCGAGTGTGCGGTTTTTGCTGTCGCACCCGGCCCACTTCATCGCCCTGGGTTTCGGCTCGGGGCTGAGCCCGGTGGCCCCGGGCACGGCGGGCACGCTGTGGGCCTGGCTGGCGTTTTTGGTGGTCCAGCCGCATTTGACGCAAGGGCAGATGGGCGGGTTGCTGGTGGCCTCGTTTTTCATCGGCTGGTGGGCCTGCACGGTGTGTGCGCGGCACATGAATGTGGCCGACCCCGGGGCGATTGTGTGGGACGAGGTGGTTGCGTTCTGGCTGGTGCTGTGGCTGGTGATGCCCACCGGGCTGCTGGGGCAGTTGGTGGCTTTTGGTCTGTTTCGCTACTTTGACGCGGCCAAGCCGGGGCCGGTGGCCTGGGCCGACCAGGCCTTCAAAGGGCTTAACGCGCGCGGCGGCTTCGGCATTATTTTTGACGACCTGGTGGCGGCGTTTTGCACGCTGCTGGTGATCGCCGCCTGGCGTTTTTTGTAAAACTATACTTTTGATAGCTGCCCATGCTTAATCTACCAGCGCTAGTGGCCGATTTAATGCTTGAAAACAATTGCTTCCTGGCCACCGCCGAGAGCTGTACCGGCGGCATGATTGCGGCGGCCTGCACCGATTTGGCGGGGTCGAGCACCTGGTTCGAGCGCGGCTTTGTGACCTATTCCAATGCCGCCAAAACCGAGATGCTGGGGGTGGACGCCGCGCTGATCGCCCAGCACGGTGCGGTCAGCGAAGCGGTAGCGCGGGCCATGGCGGCGGGGGCGCTGGCCCATTCGCATGCCCAGGTGGCGGTGGCGGTGACCGGCGTGGCCGGGCCCAGCGGCGGCAGTGCCGACAAGCCGGTGGGACTGGTGTGGTTCGGCTTTGCGCTGGACGGGCAGGTGCACGCGGAATGCCAGCATTTCCCCGGCGACCGGGCCGCCGTGCGGACGGCCACGGTGCGGCATGCGCTGCTGCGGGTGGTAGAGCTACTTACTCCGCGTCCGTCGCCAGGCGGCTGATGCGCTCGATGGCGTCGGCCATCCAGTCTGGCTGGAGTGCAGCGGGTTGGCCGCCGGTGCGCACAGACACCGCCAAGCCCTCGGGGTGGGCCTCGATGTGCACACTGCCGCCCCAGTGCGACAACCACGCCAGCCAGGCCACGGTGGCAGACGACGGCGGCTCGTGCGACGCCGCATCCAGCAGCCAGGTGAGTACCGGGCGGCTGGTGAGCCTGGCGGTATCGCCCTGTAACAGCACCTGGCCCGGCAGCGCATCGGCCAGCGCCTGCAAGGCCGCGCTGGCGTTGTCCACCCCGGCAAAGCGTGGCTGCAGGCTGGCCAGGGCCTGGCCGATGGCAATGCTGCGCTGGGCTTCGTACTGCATCAGCTCGGCGTGGTCCATGCTGCGCCAATCGATGGGCGGCAGCGCGCAGCCGCTGAGTTCGGCCGCCTGAAGGTAGAGCTGCAAGCCGAGTGGGTAGTCCACATGCAGAAAGCCGGCGCACACCACCGCCAGCTGCGAGATGCGGCTGGCCAGCAGCTGCTGGCGCTGCACGGCCATCTTTTCGCGCAGCAGGTCGTCGCGCTCGCAGCGGGTTTCGGCCAGCTCCAGGGCGTTGCGCATGTCGGAGCGCAGCAGCTCCAGGTCCCAGGGCTTGGTGACGTAGCGGTAGATTTCGCCGGTGTTGATGGCCTCAATGGCCTCGCCCAGTTCGGAGTAGGCGGTGGTGAGCATGCGCACCATCTGGGGGTAGTGCTCGCGGGCGTAGCGCAGCAGCTCGTTGCCGGTGGCTCCGGGCATGCGCTGGTCGGTGATGAGCACGGCGATCTCCGCGCCCCGTGCCCGCAGCACGGCCTTGCCGTCCTCTACCGACAAGGCGGTCAGCACCGGGGCCATGGGGTTGATCAGACGCTCAAAGTATTTGAGGGCCATGGGTTCGTCGTCAACGTACAGGATCTTGTCGGGTCTCATAGGGGGCCTTGCCAGGTTTATCAACAGAGAAAGACTGGAAATACAGGGCTACACAGGCCCCTTGTCCAGCGACGGAAGTAATCGCAATGCTGCCGCCCATGGACTCCAGCACGCGACGGCACAGCAAC
This sequence is a window from Rhodoferax sp. WC2427. Protein-coding genes within it:
- a CDS encoding C1 family peptidase — its product is MAEKDDRTKAETPAGGSTNLALEWAKVLLPALISWPLAGVAIALLFQSSITSLADRFSQSTESMAEIGPVKIKFGAPVLPPQYRTSAPQVPTEIIDLSSSIGEVGDTGPEGTTVGFALAYAIQARAAKNGQKGLQVSARGIYSLAQKFDEFPGETYEGTSLLGGLQGMKKVGVYLLKDWPYASKEPPKASVKPAFKISAFRQAKSIPEILSALRDGNVVAATIEITGDFDHPEKDGRVILKLPLQTQGGKAIAIVGYNAATAEFKFANDWGAAWGQNGFGLIKDTDLARILVDGYTVDF
- a CDS encoding M14-type cytosolic carboxypeptidase, which encodes MNPLHISSQFDAGAITVVSLADPQDIQLQIRPDNASDFAQWFHFCLHGAAGVPVTLRFLNAGQSAYPPGWDGYQMVASTDRRRWFRVPTTYDGQVMTVRTTPGANRIYFAYFEPYSYERHLDLLGTASVSDLVDVQHLGTTHQGRDITLLHIRDTQDRAATGPKKKVWLIARQHPGETMAAWFAEGFLQRLLDRDDPTSRTLLQHCEFFAVPHMNPDGAALGNLRTNAVGTNLNREWQEPSLEKSPEVFTVRQKMQQLGVDLFLDAHGDENLPYNFVVGTEATPGYSPRIEALQNTFKAAWLAASPDFQTAVGYPRAAPGQANLSLATNWVGQTFGCLAFTIEMPFKDNANLPDARAGWSGVRAKKLGASVLEAVRAVVTGEN
- a CDS encoding phosphatidylglycerophosphatase A; amino-acid sequence: MDSPSPRSPIRRPSVRFLLSHPAHFIALGFGSGLSPVAPGTAGTLWAWLAFLVVQPHLTQGQMGGLLVASFFIGWWACTVCARHMNVADPGAIVWDEVVAFWLVLWLVMPTGLLGQLVAFGLFRYFDAAKPGPVAWADQAFKGLNARGGFGIIFDDLVAAFCTLLVIAAWRFL
- a CDS encoding CinA family protein, which translates into the protein MLENNCFLATAESCTGGMIAAACTDLAGSSTWFERGFVTYSNAAKTEMLGVDAALIAQHGAVSEAVARAMAAGALAHSHAQVAVAVTGVAGPSGGSADKPVGLVWFGFALDGQVHAECQHFPGDRAAVRTATVRHALLRVVELLTPRPSPGG
- a CDS encoding response regulator, with the protein product MRPDKILYVDDEPMALKYFERLINPMAPVLTALSVEDGKAVLRARGAEIAVLITDQRMPGATGNELLRYAREHYPQMVRMLTTAYSELGEAIEAINTGEIYRYVTKPWDLELLRSDMRNALELAETRCERDDLLREKMAVQRQQLLASRISQLAVVCAGFLHVDYPLGLQLYLQAAELSGCALPPIDWRSMDHAELMQYEAQRSIAIGQALASLQPRFAGVDNASAALQALADALPGQVLLQGDTARLTSRPVLTWLLDAASHEPPSSATVAWLAWLSHWGGSVHIEAHPEGLAVSVRTGGQPAALQPDWMADAIERISRLATDAE